gacATGTCTTATGTCAATGAATGATAAAGACCCagatacaagcgtctagatgatcgagactaaattggcaaAACACTTCCTGATTCTTAAAAATTACATCAAGGTATGACGTTACCATTGCGTCATATgcacttccgttgtgtggaaaattctcaataaaaaaataatgttttttatgactgatatacatgttttcacatgctcaatacactgtaaatcaaaactatcattattcctgaaacttttataccttgagtatctattaatgcttgatttatcatttagaatagagatttaagcataaactgctgccctatagttgaaaggtcattttggaagaactgtcatggcggactgtgcaatttttagagtttgtttttcaagtggagagattattcttaggaataacttgaccccccttttttattggcttaaaaggtaatttaaagcctgtactttaagaatatatatgtttatcatagtctgcattcgctcAAAATGCCTTTAAAggttgtctaaaaataatcatttcacattgaattatagaggaaatgacaatggtggtgtgtaatctcaacaaatgacaattctaccaccatttaaagtttgattaaattttggacgAATGTGTTTGCTTTAGTTTGGCTCCCGctaaaagtaaacgtatatatatatatactgggcaagaagtgctgagttttatcgtgaatgacagtgattatccaaagtttgaatttggttcgggcATGTTTGACGGAAATTTGGATGATCGTTACAGTGAAGAGGTAGTTTCCAATCGGTCATCTATACCTACTTGCCCGTCCAGGtaaaaacttcaggtgtgtatttaacttctttgttgttttgctgttaatatagcaaatatgatgtatttttttgcattatttgtttccttcaaaaataattatacatttaatgatttatgcatgtttgtttttattttgctacagatcagagtataatgtttatttatttcatatgcaatgcatgtacagtaataaaaaataaagtttggccaagaaacaagcaccacctttcttgtgttatcatcaaactgtttcagtaatgcatacaatgaacatttatgtataatatagctttgatattaaaatttcagattctCCGACACAGtggatcatgaaattcctgttCCCATGAGGCAACGAGGGCGTGCTTGTGGTGGAGGCCTTGGTCGGCGATGAGTCAATGTTCGTGGACAGTAGGATGGCGTATGGATGGTAGGATTGCAatcccatgagttttaccattcacacaaaaacatcaaacaagccggattgtgtatattttgtaaataatagtCAAACAGGATAACAAAAAAATGGTGTCAGACTCTGTGATTGGAAAAAAgtattaatcacactttgtgttgcgaataaatgtttgtagatttttttagatgttcatgtgtatatctaaactatatacatataaaaacattcaagtgTTATTTATGctgatttgtttttgtctatgaaaaaatattgcatactcttgtattttcttgaaatatttttttgctatatatgaaaattgacacaatcagtatttgcagtccaaagaagtaaaagtgtcttttgtgtatatatgtttatgttttctattacttgtcttaatttgaacaagatatctaaaaaaatcaaggaaaatttgcaagtttaaaaaaaataggcgtTAAGTTCTCTGAGAAAGCCTAAAACCAATCTGGCGCTGGCTGAAATTTCCTGTGACATATTTCCAGCTGAAATGGTTTATAATAAGGTGTaggtttttttgtaaattctattccagaacttagatggctaccaaggccaatcGTGTAGTCAAAGCAAAAGTGAAACCTAAAGTTTATATTTGActgcaaatgcctatattcgttttgtgagttattttccAAGTCAGCTTGTCTAGTCATgtccatggcatgagatatgacaatgttttttaatagagaattatttttaaccaagttttcctagggaaaagtggaaaacctagttaatagatttggatatgccattgggcaggcagttggctgtgaccattggcgCATGTATCATggctttaacttagccatgcatagggtattttgaaaaaaacactttcaaacagGTTTgaaaaactggaaaactgtgGATTTGAGTTAtctcatttatgaaatagtttaaagaaatacatttgcttgatctcaaatagcatttgtttgatctcaaaactaatatttgtatagaattaacttctagtgttatcattctttcactggatggTATCCTTGtactatttacaatatcattgtttagttagtAAGTGTATAAAACGTGAGCTAAAGTGAGTTAAatcactatatatatttgttcgctcttcgctcgctcctcttttttgctaaatgcaaaacaaatatttttattattatttcgctcgctcgccccattatttttggaaaaaatccgataaacaagttatcaatttggtgtggcctaaccGACGACGCATATGTAAGCtatttaagcaaaaatgagGACAAATATCTGACGGTTCATTCTGGCCAATTTATAaagtaatgatatatatatgttacacgTCTATTGGACATAGGTGATGCCTTCGATGCCGGACAAATGCCCGTTTTGATACGCAGGACACataacaacaattttatttcagggactcgttcatggtttgtaGAATGCACTTTTTCGGAttataaggagtgttaaaactatgGCAACTGTACctcttaaataaatgttgatatagactaaacaaattttctttgaattcCACGATTTCAACACCCGTTACAAATCAGTTAAAGGCTGTTGTGAGATTGGTTAATTAATATAATCACGCGAAGCTTTCAATTTACTAAAGAAAGCTTAGACAATCCAGAAACTTGTGAATGAGTTCGAGTGGCCAGGTTAacgattttctaaaaatattagGGCTGTGCCAGCGGGGGTGTTTCACATTTATAATGCTGCCAAATAAGGCCAGATTTTCCttttatacagtcgaaccccgttggcttgaactcccagggaccgtccaaaatacctcgagccttggaaaattcgagccaaacggtAATGCTTTCTTTCAGAATaatgaaatcggtcctttacataagttcgagccaacaaggaatttgagccaagcgagttcgagtcaacgggattcgactgtagtTGTATTTTTGCTGCAATTTTGGTATCAAAAAGTAAACTAAAATTCGATAAGTCAGTTCAGATGCATTACTTGGAACATATTGTttttccaaaaacatgagcgagtccctttaaaaccttttatgaCATTAGTTACATCTAGTGCGccaatgtttgtataatttattcaataaatatatgagGAAACAAGTTGCACATTGGTCAATGGCTGTTGaatcattaaattaatatatgagGAACTATTTTAACTATGGTCAATgtctgtttaaataattcaatccATCTTTTTGGGAACAATTTACACTTAGGTCAATGTCTATAGAATTAttcattcaatatacatgtataaggatacgtacatgtatgtttaatttcaatataaacgCATTATACACATCATATTTACTAAATACAAGCTGCATGGAAAAATGACACACTGTTTCTATTACTCTATAttcttaatatttcaattacaataacaatgtttgattaaacatttacaaCGTTCACCTAAACTTCGTTTATGAGTGTAATGAAGCCAACTTGCTAGTATAATTCATACACAATCGGCTGGtcacatttcaattaataatacaCTTTCTCATACTCGTATATTCATTTCTAATTACAAATTACTACACAACATGTAACTTATGAGAACTGTTAGAATTCAACATAATTTGAACGTCAAGTTTTCGTCAAATACTCACACAGTATACACTCATTGAATTGCGCGATATGTGAAATTAAGCATTGTATAAGCTTAGTGTCAGTTTTATACTATGAAACACAAGAATTAAATTGCGCGATATATGAAACTAAGCTTTGTATAAGCATATTGTCAGTATGAAactatacattataattattctaaaacataacaattactTCACACCTGATAAAAGATTTCACTCATATTAATTGACTGACATGATCTATACTAAGTTGAATACTTTTACGAAATTCTGCAATTCAGGTTTGTCATCCTGACTGTTGGTAACAAACACCATCTTCCTCAGTGGACAGTAAGCCACACTGCGTGGCCACTCTATCCCCTCTTCCTTCCCCAGCAGTTGGGTTATCTTGCCGGTGAGCGTGTCCAGTAACAGGATGCTGTTACTGCCCCACCCACACACGAGCAGCTGGTTGTCCCCCACGGGTGCCAGACCACGAGGTGATTTCAGTATCGGGTCTTGGTAGGACTGGAGCACCTCCAGTGAGATGCTCAGCTTGGTTATGGTGTGGGTGTCCCTGTCTGAGACATATATGACCGGAGGAGTCTGGTTCTCCCTGGTCACTGTCAGATACTCAGGATCCTGAAACAAAGGTTTTCCACTGCTGTCTTTGTACACACTTTTCTTCACCTTTCCCTTCATGTCCATCATCACAACCTTACCTGGGAGGATGAAGGACACTATCAGGTTGTCACCACAGAAATCTATTCCACGACATTCTCCATCCACTTTAACAACATTCTGTAGAGTGACATTTCCCTGAGTAAAAACGACCTGTATCTTCTTCTTCGAAGGCAGAGTGGCGGCTGCCTTGTCCCCGGGCAGGAGACACAAGTCCCACGGCTGACCCGGCAGTTTCACCTGAGACACCACCTTGTTGTTCTTGGTGTCAACCAGTTTTAATGAGCGATTGTGGCAATCAGACAGCAGTAGCCTCTCCCCAGCCAGGAGGGTCACACAGGTCAGCCGGCAGTCAATGGTGTTATCTAATGTCTTCACTGAAATGTCAGGCTGACTGATGAACTTTGCCCGGCTAAGGTCTGCACTGTCTTTGAAGTGggctgaaaataaataattaaaatcaactAAGTAATCGTAATTGatctttttataaaattaatccTATTGTCGACAGTCCATATATTTTACCGCAACGATAAACAAATGATGTTTGGTATTGAGTTgcctatttatttttatataaaataataaaagtatgcgatattcatttttgtatattaGAAGAGTTTTCACTCAATACATTGTATTCAATAGGATCTTAAAGTACACTGGTCAGCCAGAGACATAACATATATAAGAGtaccattaatatatatattttttgaaaatgatcgataacatttaaaagcaccactctcacagatataccgttttaacagcatttgtatttattttttttgtcttttttgtgctgttctatgtttcttgtttgtgattttgtgttctatgtctttggcgtttgcccattgccactaaaccgggtttatgtttaaactttttgcttctgagcatgtttctgtagctttttgcatatatattggaaagagcaaattattgcgtaaataactgcaaaccaatggtaaaagattgctgacaaaagatcagatcgcagattttcatatttccgttcgaaaattaagtATTATGGCTGataccgttactaacggtttaagaaaaatgcataaaacattatttttttaactaagaTCTGTGAtcaaatcttttgtcagcagtcttatataactggtttggccaaaaaaaaaaatatgtgtgtttcAGGTTACATGATCAAAAAAAAATAGGGACGGTAggcaggcttttttttttttttttataccgTCACATATTTGGTATCTTTGACAACTACTATATGATGCCATTAAAGATGCCATTTTtcgatgttttgaatattttataacattataataatttaattggtGCACTTTCAGgaccatacatgtacaatatttaaatgaagacCCATACAACCAATTACAGCAAACCAAAGGAAACAAGATGCtgcacatgtttatgtttgtcaGTTTCTGTTAGGACGTCTGTGGAAACACCAAATTAGTACTATTATCCTGTCATTTTTCTTGCTAAAagatcaatattaaaaacaaacaacttgtatttttatttctttgtttctttattaCTATCAATAAACCAACACTGTGAAATCAGAAAGGCTTATTTTATCCATTAACCCTTGACTCCATGTAtgctacatttaaaaaaaaaaatatgttattaattcaaacaaaaagtGTATGTGTTGctttcatacatttaaaaaacaatgcagCTTTCTGCAAAACAGTTAACTCCGCTTATAACCATATTGACATACCTCAAAATTATCATCGTTATATCggaattattatcattaaaagcgaaacatttaattttatatttgagtCACTAGCAGAGATAAAATACACACTCTGAATTTCAAACAGATTGCATACAGATGAGACGCTGAGTTAATCGGTGTCTCATCTAAATGTAAACTTTTCAAAAGCTATTACTATGACACCCATAGCATGCTGTAAAGGCTGTTTAAAAGAGAATCAACAGATCAGTATTGGTACAAGCAGTATATCACAATATCCATTATATCAGATATCGTTACAACCGGAGTTGACAGAAGTTTGCATTAAATATCGGTAacacataaaaataatcaatttattttcaaatactattaaataaatattctctttatagcaatgaaatattttttgaaaccaaaagtttatatttagttgcaaaaaaaatacaaataatgttctCAATATATTAAGCACAAGTTGACAAGGTTTTGTAACCCCAGGGCCTGATGGCACGTTATACTGGTTGAACTGGTTTCAATTAGGTAAAAGGGTGATCCTTCAAGAGCAAGAAAGCCAAGAAAGCCAACTCATATAGAGAAAATTGCAGACTCGGTTTTATTGAGTCTGTTCATGAGTAGTAGTTAAAGATGCAACACTACTCACGCCCCAGTATACATCTTGACTGAACCTTAAGGACAAGGTTCAACAAGTACCCTTTTTGGCCTAAAATTTCTGTTGTATTTGTAGAAGCCAGgtcttttttgaatattaacagttaaatttcatatgcatttaatgaattaaattttGATGACGTTTTAGGCCAAAAATGGTACTTAATGAACATTCTCCTTTACTTACCGAAAGGACGATGAACTATTGCCATTTTGCCACTTTCCTTACACTGCTCACACAGAGGAAGAACAGTTTTATACCGTTTTTTTAACTGCAAGTCTACAACACCTTCACCAATGCCGCAATGGGCACAGGTATCTTTGGGACTGCTGATATTGCTACTATAGTAAGCAAGTTCAAGTGGCGTGTTGCAGACCAACATTTGTCGTGCCACATACTTACCATGCAGGGAAGATTCTGGAGGTGTGATGGGTGCACCGCAGGTGTAGTCAAATCCGCTGACTAGAATAGCAAATGACACCTCTTCCCTTGAGCTCATTTTCTGCTTCCCATAAATTACCCGAGGCTTTCTGCACTCTGTACATTCAATGGTGGCTCTTGCATGCTGTGCTGTGTACATTGAGGCCTCATGTACAGGTTCTTCTTGAGAGACCACGTCAGCTGTATCATCAGCAGCTAACCTGTCCCCCTGGTTCAGTTCTGTGTGTGCCCTTTTAGCTGGTTTGGGCTTGGCTGCTTTTTCTTTCAGAGTCGTCTTGGCTGCTTTTTCTTTCAGAGTCGGCCTGTCAGCTTCAGTTGTATCAATCAGCTTTGCTTCTGCATACTTCATGTAGTGCTCTCCATCACCTGCCATTATGGGATCTGGAAGCCACTTCAAGTCTTCTTCAGCAGAAGTAGGTGGAAGACAGCAGCTGGGATcactacatttttttaatttgaaaactgtAATGACGCTCTCGGCAGTGCGTTAAAATCCAGCTTTGAAAGGCCTTACATTTCCCAGTAAAAGCCTTCTGTAGTTTCCCAAGATCTAGTTGAGGGAACAACTCTCGGAGATGCCTTCTCAAAAGGTCTAAGTCATCCTCTTGGACAGGATCAAAGGTCTGAAAGGGAACTTCTTTCAGTTTGAGGCGCTGGAATCTATTCCTCAAACTGGCCTGTACAGGTTCAACCGAATCCACCCAAGCAGCTTTCAGTTCAGGTTGTTTGGCAGCTGCGTCTCTGACTGACTTCATACTTGAACAGGATTTCAGCTTTTTCTCAATGACATCAGTAGAACTCTCTCTTTCTAAGGAGCAGTTCTGGAGACCCAAGTTCATGATAGACATCACCCTCTCTGCTGGGTTTCGCCAACTGTGTCCAGGTGCACACCTAGCTAGAATTACCATATCTAGATCGTACTCTTTGAACAGACAAATTGCAGCACATCGCACTGCTTCCAAAGTAGTCCTGTGGTCAGTCCCTCCGTCGCTATACTTCATCAGTATTTTAGTCTTGTCGAGTGGCACCATTTTTGATAGAGATGCAGCATGGCGCATTGGCGTCGACACCTGAAATACAGAATCATTTACCGACACACTCACCTGACCCTGGACAAAGGATTTCTCTGCACTGTCTGGAATTTGTACCTGGAGTATGACAGATGGGGTTATGGAAGCCTTTGTCATGTCATGGTCTGCTGCAACCAGAGTAGTGGCAGTTGGGgcaattgtttttttaccacGGACACCTGTTGATACTGAGAATCCAGGTTCTCCAATAGGAACTTTAGCCTTATCATCACAACAGACAACTATGCATTTCTCACCTAATTCCACAGCCTTCTctttaaagtatttcaataaAGCAGCACAATAGTGCTGATCCACATGGGTTGCTCTCAGTTGTCGCCtctgtattttgtattgtacatCGATGCGCGAAGTAAAGCTGTATGCAGTCTTTGAATAAGGATTTCTGGGGGCAAACTGGAGTCTGACTAGGCTTTTTGAAGGTATGGGTGTGTTCTCTGGACATCTTTTTGCAGCCATGTCAATCATGTCGGACAAAGAAATCCACTGTGACAGATGAGCTGTGTTGTGTCTGCGCTCATCTGCTGCAGTGACCTCCTCCACTAAGTCAGACAGATGTCCAAAGAACACGTCAAAATAGTCAGAAGGGCGACCTAGATTCAAATGCCTCAGATCGGTCAATAATCCCTCTTCTCCCATGAAAATGAGTCTAATGCGTTCTTGGGTATCAGGATGGATTGCAGCAGTTCTGTCAATACAGAGCTCTTTGTATATCAAGTCTGCAACAGCAGGCATGATACTGACAACATTGGCAAGCTTTTCTTTGAAAACTTTTCTCTGTGCTCTTGTGTGGAATTCAGAGAATTCCTGTTTAAGCTTACCTGCCATTCTTGCTGCATCTGTCAGCATCTGTGGCTCGGACCTATTTACTTCAACCTGAACAAAACAGTAACTTGTGCAAACCGAGCCCCCTGGGGAAAACCTGTATATGTCAACTGGTACAGACAAAcataaattctgaaaaaaacgGTATCTTtgcacattattttcaaatgcagTAGCAACACATTTCGCTTCGTCAAAGTATACAGGGTTACCCAAACCTGCATTTCTAACAGCCTCATCAAGCAAACTATACCTCTCATGTACATTTCCTAACCATGCCTTTCTGTTTTCAACAGTTGTAAATTCGTCAACTGTGCGCACAGGATGACCTAAACTATGATAAAGGTTTTGCTTTTCTGCTCTAGTTTCTAGATAAAGTTTATATGCCTTCATACAATCAGCTAAGTTTGTGATATTGTCACATGCTTTCTGCCACCCTTCAGAGTTTTTTATACAAGGCTTCAGTAGTAGGCTGTATAGAGCCTCAGAATGACTCTCCAGCTCATGCGAACCTAGCTGTTGAGCTTTTGCCTTTTTCCTCTTCACATCATTGTACCCAGTGAAAGCCTCGAAAGCCATCGGAATAGGGAGAAGATGTTTCTGTCTCATAGCTGCCCCATTGATTGTATCATGATGGTTTGTCAAGTACCATAAGGCATTACATAGGacctgaaaatataatataacataaggTTGGTGTCGCATAGAATAGCATGGTGGGTAACGGGTCATCTCGGGCTGAAACAAACTCGGACTCTGAGTCAACTCGGGCGGAGACCGAATCGGACCCTTCGGACTGGGTCAACTCggactgatttaaaaaaaatacttttttatgtctGATGTTACAGTAACTAACTATTCAATAAGTGAGAGAATAAAAACGTTACATGATTTTAGTATCAGGAagaagtattttaaaaataaaaaagtttttaaacatgttatataaatagtattttgCTTAAAATCACAAGGATCTATGCAGCAACTCAAGGCTGAATACATCTTTACCTGCACGAAATATCCTCCTTGCGTTTGGGCTACGCTCTTTGGAAAGTCCAGGTTTGATTTCCGAAAGTACTGCTTCAATAAGTCGTTGTACAGTTCATCTTTTCTGTGTAATCCCTCAGACTTCCCACTACTGCAACACCAGAAAATTCAAAgtcaatttttacaacttttattgaTCCTTTCCCAGTTGCAGACGACGTTTCACGCCTTTGCAGCGGACCACTTTTGAACACATTTTGGGGAAAAAGAGAAATTGCTCATTTTGAGCAATTTctcattttatacaatatgttCTATACAGTTTTGACATCACtattcatttatgaaaacataacaTTCTATGTTCTacattttcatatattaaatgtaatctgcaaattatgtcaaataataaaatataaattgttgagtaaaagtaatattgaactTGATGGTTAAGATAAATCTGCAATCAGAGGCtggaaaactatttttgtcCATTTACATAAATACAGACAATGGCAAACcacatgttaaataaatatagagAGGTATAAATGGTGTTCTGACATCGGCATACACGTATAGTATTATTCtgttcaaaaacataaattattgggTATTGTAATCACACCCACAAGCAATGTTTTGAGCAAAAACAAGAATAGTATCTCAAACTATCATCTGATTTGACATTACTCTTTAAGGAGACAGCTTTACATGTGTTGTATACCTTTGTTTCTTCTCATTTGGAAAGTCTCGCCCTTTTGCCATAAGTAACTCAAAAGCATTGAGCGTCTTTGTTGTAGTTGCCTGAAGAACCTGGTGGAACTCTTCCAATTCTGCATCAGGCTTACATACAAAtgtgatgtattttatgttgaaacCCAGCACATCTTCCACACGTAAAGATTCTTCTAGCTCCATTTCAGCCTCGCCCTGAAAAACGATCATAACATTGACATGCATATATTGAACCAATTGtggacttttaaaatatttgtggaACATACATTTTTCCATGAAAATAACTGTGGTATTTTTCAAGTCTCTTAAAAATACAATGCACATTGATACTCATAAGTTCCTGagcagaatatatttatatataaagctGTGTCATGAGAAAACacttattgcattgaaaatctAAACCAATGAATATCTCTCAATTACATTTGATCAGGTCCTTCTAATTTCCAGGGGTAGAAAATAAAATTCTGCCTAGCTAAAAACAGAATAGACCTTAAAAATGGGTCTACACTGTTTGCCATGCATTAAGCATTAAAGAAATAACAGCATGGATTTAGGAAACCAATATGTTAAAGTATGTATATAGATTCTACTTCTCTGAAAATTAcagcagaaaaaaacacaagttctcacctaaaaaaaaattgggcaTGGGTCTCCctatatttaagtgtttttctcttttttttaaacagaccAATTGAAAGTTGGGGATAAGGCAGAAGTTTTGAGAGGGGGTGGGGATAGGTGGTTCATTTATCCTAATGAAAACACCTCCCCCTCTCTATTCGATAGATGATACATAAAAACACTCACCTCTGTGTCACACATCTATTAAGTTTTTCTTTCTGGTgcatgtcataaaaaaaatccagctGTCAACTGAATTTCAAATGATGTCTACTGGTCGGCGACCAGTGACATCCGCGTACCAGTTGCGGCCGTTGGCATTTTTCTTGTCAATAACAACTCGGTTTTTGTtaggtttttgtttttgtttagcaGAAAAACGTACAGAAGTTCAGAATTGCCgcataaaatatcatgaaaaaataattcgtttacatataaaatgccaACAGCCGCCACTGGAACGCCGACCAGTACAGTTTGTATTTTACCTTTTCGTCATGCCGAGTGCCAGTGATCGACACTGCTTTGACGATCTTTCCAGTGGGGTGGTACTCTCGCCAAATCTGTCCTATTTGGTGGCTTTTGTTTACACTTCTTAAGCATCGAATGCCCTCGTAATGGGGACATTTCTTTATGTTGAGTGACAGAATAGCAGACGCCATTATCTGTCGCCTGCTTACTCCTACTCAGTGCGCTCAGACGCTCTATCGATTTTTCCGGGATGaataaaatacacgtttaaagCGTCTGACGACATTGAGGAATATTTGGGTAGGGTAAAAAAATTACGATCGGCGGGGTAAAAAAATTACGGTCGGCGGGCGCGGAACAGACACGGCCGGGTAACCGGaaacacacaatttttttttttacgcctttccatgcattttcgcaaaaaatggctcgttcaagacaaaaaattaaaacgttttcaaaacgttcaatctgtgagagtgcaactttaaaggcAATTGAAATCTATATCTACAAgaatccacgagagtcgaataccagtgtgtgcataccacgtcataaattgcgtcataaatgttacgtcggaaggcaatattttgcttcgaataaagactttaaacaaagataacttcactatttcttcaccgtTTTAAATGAaccatagcgcagtctacgccgcttacggaggcccgccttcggtcttttaccagagtttgagagttgagtttcttaaaacacttcgaaaacACCTTTTCACAATAAGGCCGCCCGACTGAGCGCTATcacaacattattttggaattaGGTTTGTCGAAACTgtcattttttgtaaatcaCTTAATGAACTTTACAACATGGTTTTTAACGTAACGTTAACGTGCCTGGTAAACTAAAGCGAGGTCAACAGGCTTTTGAAAACAGACTAATCAACTGCATTGCTTAGGAAATGTCAAATTAGTTAGTGGTTGTACCCAAACCTTTTTTTGATACAGCTTCCATCTGTTTTTGGTGTTGTTGCATCGTCTCCTGTAGCCGTTGTTCCTGCTTCGTTTGCTGTTGTCGGTGTTGCTGCCCTAACGCCGACGTTGATTCGTCCTCTTCCAACCGTCGTATTGGTTTTTCGGAAGCTATTAACTTCTCAGTTGCGGGGTCCATGTTAAACTTGTATCGGGGAACTTCACTCCTCCTGCTCACCTCTTCAAGGGCTGCGCGGAGACTCCCCAGTTCTTTTATAGCTCGCTTT
The sequence above is drawn from the Mya arenaria isolate MELC-2E11 chromosome 14, ASM2691426v1 genome and encodes:
- the LOC128216932 gene encoding uncharacterized protein LOC128216932 — translated: MQFPDERHKLHLDRLLTSPTASHARRTARKSSLRPSVPSVRSSCVRVHRNQKITKSHALQDKDSMPSSFNEESEDEKFTETCQLHAKEFIKYYCSRHDALLCGDCLVENEEHRSCKVEKIIQVAKQYKQCAEYNNLKTGLVQLDSHIDKLSHDIQEIMKSVDEERLTNINELRKFRTEINQFLDKREHELLAEIDQKKQTSKTLLDELKSKCTNMKSSIEKINSELQAQDDNSNQLLIVGKRAIKELGSLRAALEEVSRRSEVPRYKFNMDPATEKLIASEKPIRRLEEDESTSALGQQHRQQQTKQEQRLQETMQQHQKQMEAVSKKAHFKDSADLSRAKFISQPDISVKTLDNTIDCRLTCVTLLAGERLLLSDCHNRSLKLVDTKNNKVVSQVKLPGQPWDLCLLPGDKAAATLPSKKKIQVVFTQGNVTLQNVVKVDGECRGIDFCGDNLIVSFILPGKVVMMDMKGKVKKSVYKDSSGKPLFQDPEYLTVTRENQTPPVIYVSDRDTHTITKLSISLEVLQSYQDPILKSPRGLAPVGDNQLLVCGWGSNSILLLDTLTGKITQLLGKEEGIEWPRSVAYCPLRKMVFVTNSQDDKPELQNFVKVFNLV